One segment of Terriglobia bacterium DNA contains the following:
- the dinB gene encoding DNA polymerase IV has product MDAFFVSVEELFNPALKGKAVVVGGQRDERGVVSAASYEARKFGVHSAMPLRTAAKQCPHAIFVDGHPDLYREYSHKSREVLHDFSPAVEMASIDEAYLDMTGTERLHGPPLLSAHKLHQQMKERTGLNCSIGIGSSRLMAKISSDKAKPNGVLYVLAGQEQSFLAPLDVGKIPGVGKVTKARLNDIGIVYIGDLLKVEERVLEENFGKWGPTLAGKARGEDAGAWFEGDVGEEWQAKSISHEHTFDRDTAELGKIEPTLAHLSEKVGRRLREQNFIARTLQLKLRYSDFTTITRAHSLNSPTQMDMEIFSAIAKLFHANWEPRRAVRLLGVQASNFEDLPEQMDLLEGDKKQKWARALSASDRLRDKYGDSAIFLAKTMGGSFRERVHENPAEKPDKKR; this is encoded by the coding sequence ATGGACGCTTTCTTTGTCTCCGTGGAAGAGCTGTTTAATCCGGCGCTGAAAGGCAAGGCCGTGGTGGTTGGCGGCCAGCGGGATGAGCGAGGCGTAGTGTCGGCCGCGTCGTATGAAGCGCGCAAGTTTGGCGTGCATTCGGCCATGCCGCTGCGGACAGCAGCGAAGCAGTGTCCGCACGCCATCTTTGTCGATGGTCATCCCGATCTTTATCGCGAATACTCGCACAAGTCGCGGGAAGTGCTGCATGACTTCTCGCCCGCGGTGGAGATGGCTTCCATTGACGAGGCCTATCTGGACATGACGGGTACGGAGCGCCTGCACGGGCCGCCACTGCTCTCCGCGCATAAGCTGCATCAGCAGATGAAAGAACGCACCGGGCTGAATTGTTCCATCGGGATTGGCAGCTCAAGGCTCATGGCAAAAATCAGTTCAGATAAAGCCAAGCCCAACGGCGTCCTGTATGTGCTGGCCGGGCAGGAGCAGAGTTTTCTTGCGCCGCTGGATGTTGGCAAAATTCCGGGCGTGGGCAAGGTCACCAAAGCGCGGCTCAATGATATCGGCATTGTTTACATTGGCGATCTGCTCAAGGTGGAAGAGCGGGTTCTGGAAGAAAATTTCGGCAAATGGGGCCCGACGCTGGCCGGCAAAGCACGCGGTGAAGATGCGGGTGCATGGTTTGAAGGCGACGTGGGCGAAGAGTGGCAGGCAAAATCCATCAGCCATGAACACACCTTTGATCGCGACACAGCCGAACTCGGCAAGATTGAGCCTACGCTGGCGCACTTGTCGGAAAAAGTGGGCCGCCGCTTGCGCGAACAGAACTTTATTGCCCGCACGCTGCAACTCAAGCTGCGCTATTCAGATTTCACCACCATCACCCGGGCGCATTCGCTCAACAGCCCCACGCAAATGGATATGGAAATTTTTTCGGCCATCGCAAAGCTGTTCCATGCCAACTGGGAGCCGCGTCGCGCAGTGCGCCTGCTGGGGGTGCAGGCATCAAACTTTGAAGACCTTCCGGAACAGATGGACTTGCTGGAAGGGGACAAAAAACAAAAATGGGCGCGCGCTCTATCCGCCTCTGATCGGCTGCGCGATAAATACGGCGACTCCGCAATCTTTCTGGCCAAGACCATGGGCGGCAGCTTTCGTGAGCGCGTCCATGAGAATCCTGCGGAAAAGCCAGACAAAAAGCGGTAA
- the egtB gene encoding ergothioneine biosynthesis protein EgtB translates to MAHLKSVLTFPPASAEERALASLASQYVSVRQQTDALAAPLTPEDLMVQSCPEASPGKWHLAHTSWFFETFILSSHLPGYRSFHPQFRDLFNSYYNAVGQQPEKALRNTFSRPALEEIRKYRAHVDEHMRKLLQSGAVAAEAQKLVTLGLNHEQQHQELIVTDIKHGFWSNPLHPAYQTAVAAPTTDSAPQQKPQLYPEGLYEIGAEGESFYFDNEGSRHKVFLRPFRFAMRLATCGEYISFMEDAGYSRPELWLSDGWKAVQTHRWKAPLYWEKSGGKWIQFTCSGMRNVEEAEPVCHVSYYEADAFARWAGARLPTEFEWEVAASRVPTVEGNLLENGRFHPVAAPMSLENGVPLQLFGDVWEWTASAYLPYPGYKPAAGALGEYNGKFMSGQMVLRGGSCATPRSHIRATYRNFFPPETRWQFSGIRLADDGS, encoded by the coding sequence ATGGCTCACCTGAAATCGGTTTTGACATTTCCGCCCGCGTCGGCCGAAGAGCGCGCCCTGGCGTCGCTCGCCAGCCAGTATGTTTCCGTGCGCCAGCAGACGGACGCGCTCGCTGCCCCACTGACTCCCGAAGATTTAATGGTGCAGTCCTGTCCGGAAGCGAGCCCGGGCAAGTGGCATCTGGCGCATACCAGTTGGTTCTTTGAGACGTTTATTCTTTCCAGCCATCTGCCAGGGTACCGATCTTTCCATCCGCAGTTTCGCGATCTATTTAATTCTTATTACAACGCGGTTGGCCAGCAGCCGGAAAAGGCTCTGCGCAATACCTTCTCGCGTCCTGCGCTGGAAGAAATCCGGAAGTATCGCGCGCACGTGGATGAACACATGCGCAAGCTGCTGCAATCAGGCGCGGTGGCCGCGGAAGCGCAGAAACTTGTAACGTTGGGGCTGAACCATGAGCAACAGCATCAGGAACTGATCGTTACCGATATCAAGCATGGGTTCTGGAGCAACCCACTGCATCCGGCATATCAGACGGCAGTGGCAGCGCCGACTACTGACAGCGCGCCGCAGCAGAAGCCGCAGCTTTATCCTGAAGGGCTGTATGAGATTGGCGCTGAAGGCGAGTCGTTCTATTTCGATAATGAAGGCTCGCGACACAAAGTTTTTCTGCGCCCATTCCGCTTTGCCATGCGCCTCGCAACGTGCGGCGAATATATCTCCTTCATGGAAGACGCCGGCTATTCGCGGCCTGAACTGTGGCTCTCTGACGGCTGGAAGGCCGTGCAGACGCATCGCTGGAAAGCGCCGCTATATTGGGAAAAATCTGGCGGGAAGTGGATCCAGTTCACCTGCTCCGGCATGCGCAACGTGGAAGAAGCCGAGCCGGTCTGCCATGTGAGTTATTACGAAGCCGACGCGTTTGCCCGCTGGGCCGGTGCCCGCCTCCCTACCGAGTTTGAGTGGGAAGTGGCCGCAAGCCGAGTCCCCACCGTCGAGGGCAATCTTTTGGAGAACGGCAGGTTTCATCCCGTAGCGGCTCCTATGTCGCTGGAGAACGGTGTGCCGCTCCAACTCTTTGGCGATGTCTGGGAGTGGACGGCAAGCGCCTATCTTCCATATCCCGGCTATAAGCCCGCTGCCGGCGCGCTGGGTGAATACAACGGCAAATTCATGAGCGGACAGATGGTCCTGCGTGGCGGATCGTGCGCCACGCCGCGCTCGCACATTCGCGCCACGTACCGCAATTTTTTCCCTCCAGAAACACGCTGGCAATTTTCCGGAATAAGGCTGGCTGACGATGGCAGTTAA
- the egtD gene encoding L-histidine N(alpha)-methyltransferase — protein MAVKSPALLVSPIAEEVLRGLTARPRRLPPKLFYDAAGSHLFEQITETPEYYPTRTERAILKKYAGEIIRQAGVNITLLELGAGSASKTQVLIEALLRRQLRADFYPVDVSSSALQGALKTLNGHFPRLRVSPIVADYTHRIPDLSSLPGRKLVLFIGSTIGNFEPDEAMAFLKSVHSSLQPGDALLIGFDLIKDGDVLHAAYNDAQGVTAAFNKNMLVRINRELGGSFDVDSFEHVALWNRRKSRIEMHMESLYEQTVWVQDLGRGFHFEKGERIHTENSYKFNTASIARLLRRSGFKLETQWTDAQRWFCEALARV, from the coding sequence ATGGCAGTTAAAAGCCCTGCACTACTTGTTAGTCCTATTGCGGAAGAAGTATTGCGCGGACTGACCGCGCGACCGCGGCGGCTGCCGCCTAAACTTTTCTACGATGCCGCCGGGTCGCACCTGTTCGAGCAAATCACTGAGACTCCAGAGTATTATCCCACGCGCACCGAGCGCGCCATCCTGAAGAAATATGCGGGCGAGATCATTCGCCAGGCTGGGGTCAATATCACTCTGCTGGAACTGGGCGCCGGCAGCGCCAGCAAGACCCAAGTCCTGATTGAAGCGCTGCTGCGCCGCCAGCTGCGCGCGGATTTTTATCCCGTGGATGTTTCGTCTTCGGCCTTGCAGGGCGCTCTGAAAACTTTAAACGGGCATTTTCCACGGCTGCGCGTGAGCCCAATCGTTGCAGACTACACTCATAGAATCCCAGACCTCAGCTCGCTTCCCGGACGCAAGCTGGTGCTCTTCATCGGCTCGACCATCGGCAACTTTGAGCCTGATGAAGCTATGGCGTTCCTCAAGAGCGTGCATAGTTCACTTCAACCGGGCGACGCATTGCTCATCGGCTTTGATCTCATCAAAGACGGAGATGTCCTCCACGCGGCTTATAACGACGCACAGGGCGTGACCGCCGCTTTCAACAAGAACATGCTGGTGCGCATCAATCGCGAACTGGGTGGCAGCTTTGACGTTGATTCTTTTGAGCACGTGGCCCTGTGGAACCGCAGAAAGTCACGCATTGAAATGCACATGGAAAGCCTGTATGAACAAACCGTGTGGGTGCAGGACCTGGGCCGCGGCTTCCACTTTGAAAAAGGCGAGCGCATCCATACTGAGAACAGCTACAAGTTCAATACCGCCTCCATTGCGCGGCTGCTGCGCCGCAGCGGCTTCAAGCTGGAAACGCAATGGACTGACGCGCAACGCTGGTTCTGCGAGGCGCTGGCCAGGGTGTAG
- a CDS encoding metallophosphoesterase has translation MRVFALSDIHIDYSENAKWIQNLSVAEYQDDVLILAGDMSDIQKLLDWGLNILTKRFKKVLFVPGNHELWVRREDPEKNSLQKFDDICAAVKSAGASMEAFHERGVSIIPLLGWYDYSFGEPSKELRATWMDYHSCRWPNGFTDQDIAAHFAAFNEERNSVAGNKVITYSHFLPRIDLMPEFIPSAHRVLYPVLGSVQLERQLRRLNPAIHVYGHSHVNRQVKIDGVSYINNAFGYPGETRTSKQLMCILEC, from the coding sequence ATGCGAGTATTTGCCTTATCGGATATCCATATTGACTACAGCGAAAACGCCAAGTGGATTCAAAACTTATCCGTGGCTGAATATCAGGATGATGTCCTCATTCTTGCCGGCGATATGAGTGATATCCAGAAGCTGCTTGATTGGGGTCTCAACATTCTCACAAAGCGCTTCAAGAAAGTCTTGTTCGTCCCCGGGAATCACGAATTGTGGGTGAGACGCGAGGACCCTGAAAAGAATTCATTGCAGAAGTTCGACGACATATGTGCAGCGGTTAAATCGGCCGGGGCATCCATGGAGGCATTTCACGAGCGCGGTGTCTCAATCATTCCGCTGCTCGGATGGTACGATTACTCCTTTGGCGAGCCGAGCAAGGAACTTCGAGCCACTTGGATGGACTACCATTCGTGCCGCTGGCCGAATGGCTTTACTGACCAGGATATTGCGGCGCACTTTGCTGCCTTCAATGAAGAACGAAACAGCGTGGCAGGCAACAAGGTCATTACTTACTCGCACTTTTTACCCCGCATTGATCTGATGCCCGAGTTCATTCCGAGCGCGCACAGGGTTTTGTATCCGGTCCTGGGTTCCGTGCAGCTTGAGCGCCAGTTGCGCAGGCTCAACCCAGCCATTCATGTTTACGGCCACAGCCATGTGAATCGCCAGGTGAAGATCGACGGCGTTTCTTACATCAATAATGCTTTTGGCTATCCGGGTGAGACCCGGACGTCGAAGCAATTGATGTGTATTCTTGAATGCTAG
- a CDS encoding ABC transporter ATP-binding protein/permease: MSAAAQPVSRKADAEKIADRPKKRKRLTMRTLLRPHAGALALGFLAVLGEAIANLLQPWPLKIVLDEVFKNHAGRSDLPHFVYTFVGADKFATIKFACIAVMAIALLDAISTYGEKYLTTSVGQWVTYDLRRAIYAHMQRLSLAFHDQSRTGDLISRVTTDVDDIQTFIASGLLSSVINVLTLVGMIGVMFWLNWRFTLIALSVAPILFLVVYSYTRRIKKAARKVRKKESAVFSVVEEVLSSIRVVKAFARERYEQERLEEASLAEVESSLRARSLKAKLTPLVDVIVAAGTCLVLWFGARLTLSGTLSVGSMVLFVQYLSKMYKPMQELSKMTDTYSKAAVGYERIQEILQTDNEVHDLRGAKAVKKLKGKIEFEHVSFAYLPDQPIIQNMSFCIAPGQVAAVVGPTGVGKTTILSLVPRFYDPNEGVIKIDGIDVRKIKQQSLRQHISYVLQENVLFHGPLWQNIAYGKPEASRKEIERAAEQANAMEFIEKLSQGFDTIVGERGMTLSGGQRQRIAIARAIIRNTPILMLDEPTSGLDAASEKLVFEALDRLMEGKTTIVVAHRLSTIRRADVIFVVNEGAIVEQGGHEELLKARGLYSELHKLQFKGEEAA; this comes from the coding sequence ATGTCTGCTGCTGCGCAGCCTGTCTCCAGAAAAGCTGATGCAGAGAAAATCGCGGACAGACCGAAGAAGCGTAAGCGCCTGACAATGCGGACGTTGCTACGTCCCCATGCCGGAGCGCTTGCTCTTGGGTTCCTTGCGGTATTGGGTGAAGCTATTGCGAACCTGCTGCAGCCGTGGCCGCTTAAGATCGTCCTGGATGAGGTATTTAAGAATCACGCTGGCAGATCTGATCTGCCTCACTTCGTCTATACATTCGTGGGAGCCGATAAGTTTGCCACCATCAAGTTTGCCTGCATTGCGGTGATGGCCATCGCTCTTCTTGATGCCATCTCTACCTACGGAGAAAAGTACCTGACCACCAGCGTTGGGCAATGGGTCACATACGATCTGCGGCGCGCAATTTATGCTCACATGCAGCGCCTGTCTCTGGCTTTCCACGATCAGAGCCGGACTGGCGACCTCATCAGCCGAGTTACAACCGACGTGGACGACATCCAGACCTTTATCGCTTCAGGTCTGTTGAGTTCAGTGATCAATGTGCTGACTCTTGTTGGCATGATCGGCGTGATGTTCTGGCTGAACTGGCGTTTTACGTTGATTGCGCTTTCCGTTGCGCCGATTCTCTTTCTGGTGGTTTATAGCTACACGCGCCGCATCAAGAAAGCCGCGCGCAAAGTCAGGAAAAAAGAGAGCGCAGTTTTCTCTGTGGTGGAAGAAGTCTTGTCTTCCATTCGCGTCGTCAAGGCTTTTGCGCGGGAAAGATATGAGCAGGAGAGGCTGGAAGAAGCCAGCCTTGCCGAAGTGGAATCGTCACTGCGTGCCCGCAGCCTGAAAGCAAAACTCACGCCGCTGGTGGATGTGATTGTTGCTGCCGGAACGTGCCTGGTGTTGTGGTTCGGCGCGCGGCTTACGCTTAGCGGCACTTTGTCAGTAGGATCGATGGTGCTCTTTGTGCAATACCTGAGCAAGATGTACAAGCCCATGCAGGAACTTTCCAAGATGACCGACACCTATTCCAAGGCCGCCGTGGGCTATGAGCGCATCCAGGAAATCCTGCAAACCGATAATGAAGTTCACGATCTTCGCGGCGCCAAGGCCGTAAAAAAACTAAAAGGGAAGATTGAGTTTGAGCACGTTTCCTTTGCCTACTTGCCTGACCAGCCCATTATCCAGAACATGAGTTTTTGTATTGCGCCGGGACAGGTCGCGGCTGTGGTTGGCCCCACCGGTGTTGGCAAGACGACAATTTTAAGCCTGGTGCCGCGGTTCTACGATCCCAATGAAGGCGTAATAAAAATTGACGGCATAGACGTGAGAAAGATCAAGCAACAATCGCTCCGGCAGCACATCAGCTATGTCTTGCAGGAGAACGTGCTATTTCACGGGCCGCTGTGGCAGAACATTGCGTATGGCAAGCCGGAAGCGTCGAGGAAAGAGATTGAGCGGGCCGCCGAACAGGCCAATGCCATGGAATTTATTGAAAAACTGTCACAAGGTTTTGACACGATCGTGGGTGAACGCGGCATGACACTTTCCGGCGGACAGCGTCAACGGATCGCGATTGCTCGCGCCATCATCCGCAATACGCCGATCCTGATGCTGGATGAGCCGACGTCAGGGCTGGACGCGGCGTCTGAAAAATTGGTATTTGAGGCGCTGGACCGGCTGATGGAAGGGAAAACCACCATCGTGGTTGCACACCGCCTTTCAACCATTCGCCGCGCTGATGTAATTTTTGTTGTGAATGAAGGCGCCATTGTGGAGCAAGGCGGGCATGAAGAACTGCTCAAAGCACGTGGCCTGTATTCGGAATTACATAAACTTCAGTTCAAGGGCGAGGAAGCCGCCTAG
- a CDS encoding phosphatidylserine synthase: protein MLISGRRNSQSHGQSRRPELHLTILVGARPPGSLNSLCGDKGAPLKLIVQPADGAAPLLKAIKRAKKSIEIVIFRFDQTEIEHALEDAAQRGVFVHALIAFTNRGGEKNLRKLEMRFLEKGITVARTADDLIRYHGKMMLVDGKELYLLTYNFTHLDTERSRSFGIVTRNRELVKEASRLFACDTQRQTYKSSSKKFLVSPVNARQVLETFLKGAKKELLIYDVDIADKEILRILQERLQVGVQVKIIGHVSRNRHLSARVFKRMRLHTRVIIRDCKQAFLGSQSMRKLELDERREIGMIVNNAKVVSSMVTVFEDDWKASTPADRRADKKRVSAKAERTSRKVSKAVRKKLAPATVVQQVVKVIEKEANVEVDRDEAREMVKGALAKAVKKTAAKIVEEAVAE from the coding sequence ATGCTGATTTCGGGGCGGAGGAACAGCCAAAGCCACGGCCAAAGCCGCAGGCCAGAGCTGCATCTAACTATTCTGGTAGGCGCGCGGCCACCAGGAAGTCTCAATTCACTATGTGGAGACAAAGGAGCACCATTGAAGCTGATCGTTCAGCCGGCGGATGGCGCCGCGCCCCTGCTCAAAGCCATCAAACGGGCCAAGAAAAGTATTGAAATTGTTATTTTCCGCTTCGATCAGACAGAGATCGAGCACGCACTGGAAGATGCCGCCCAGCGAGGCGTTTTTGTCCATGCGCTGATCGCATTTACCAATCGCGGTGGTGAGAAAAATCTGCGCAAGCTGGAAATGCGGTTCCTGGAAAAAGGAATCACGGTCGCGCGGACCGCGGACGACCTGATCCGCTATCACGGCAAAATGATGCTTGTGGACGGCAAGGAACTCTATTTGCTGACCTACAACTTTACCCATCTGGACACGGAGCGGAGCCGCAGCTTTGGCATTGTGACCAGAAACCGCGAACTGGTAAAGGAAGCATCGCGACTTTTTGCCTGTGACACGCAGCGGCAAACTTATAAATCCAGTTCGAAGAAGTTTCTGGTTAGCCCGGTGAATGCGCGGCAGGTCCTAGAGACGTTCCTGAAGGGAGCCAAGAAGGAACTTCTGATTTATGACGTCGACATCGCGGACAAAGAAATCCTGCGCATCTTGCAGGAGCGATTGCAGGTGGGAGTGCAGGTCAAGATCATCGGGCACGTTTCCCGCAACCGGCATCTTTCCGCGCGCGTATTTAAGCGCATGCGGCTGCACACGCGGGTGATCATTCGGGATTGTAAACAGGCATTTCTGGGCAGCCAGAGTATGCGCAAGCTTGAACTGGATGAGCGGCGCGAAATCGGCATGATTGTGAACAACGCCAAGGTCGTCAGTTCCATGGTTACGGTTTTTGAAGATGACTGGAAGGCATCAACGCCGGCGGACCGTCGCGCTGACAAGAAACGCGTGAGTGCGAAGGCGGAACGGACATCGAGGAAAGTCAGCAAGGCTGTGAGAAAAAAGCTTGCCCCGGCCACGGTGGTGCAACAGGTGGTTAAGGTCATCGAGAAGGAAGCAAACGTGGAAGTAGATCGCGACGAAGCGCGCGAAATGGTAAAAGGCGCGCTGGCGAAAGCAGTGAAGAAGACAGCGGCAAAGATCGTGGAAGAAGCGGTAGCGGAGTAG
- a CDS encoding metallophosphoesterase: MKQSRVTIYRNVMMLVATLALALVGHVRVAQADPGAVASQAESAGKLDVRIPLLDKSVRFAVIGDSGTGARAQYEVAQMMEAYQQATKFDFVIMLGDNIYGSHSPRDFVKKFEQPYKPLLDAGVKFYASLGNHDDPDDERLYKPFNMGGERYYAFRKGEAAFFALDSNYMDPRQLSWLDQNLKNSQGTWKICFFHHPLYNDGRHHGADSDLRTQVLPLFERYGVNAVFSGHEHVYQRIKPENNIYYFVLGNSGKLMTHDFGEARERVKGFDSDQSFMLVEIAGDKLYFQTISRSGETIDSGELPRIHP; this comes from the coding sequence ATGAAACAAAGCAGAGTAACGATCTACCGAAACGTGATGATGCTTGTTGCAACGCTGGCATTGGCGCTGGTGGGACACGTGCGAGTGGCCCAGGCAGATCCAGGAGCAGTAGCATCGCAAGCGGAGTCCGCGGGCAAGCTTGATGTCAGAATTCCGCTGCTGGACAAGTCAGTGCGATTTGCCGTGATCGGAGACAGTGGGACCGGCGCTCGGGCGCAATATGAAGTGGCGCAGATGATGGAAGCCTATCAGCAAGCTACAAAATTCGATTTCGTAATCATGCTGGGTGACAACATTTACGGCAGCCACTCGCCGAGAGACTTTGTTAAAAAATTTGAGCAGCCTTACAAGCCTCTGTTGGATGCGGGGGTGAAGTTTTACGCGTCGCTGGGCAACCACGACGATCCCGACGACGAACGGCTCTACAAGCCCTTCAACATGGGCGGTGAACGTTATTATGCGTTTCGCAAAGGCGAAGCAGCGTTTTTTGCGCTGGACAGCAATTACATGGACCCCAGACAGCTCAGCTGGCTCGACCAGAACCTGAAGAACTCGCAAGGCACATGGAAAATCTGTTTCTTCCACCATCCTTTATATAATGATGGCCGTCACCATGGCGCTGACTCTGATTTGCGCACGCAGGTGCTTCCCCTGTTTGAGCGCTACGGCGTGAATGCTGTGTTCTCAGGCCATGAACACGTCTACCAGAGAATCAAGCCGGAAAATAATATCTACTACTTTGTTCTGGGCAATTCCGGCAAGCTGATGACGCATGACTTTGGCGAAGCCAGAGAGCGGGTGAAAGGCTTTGATTCCGACCAGAGTTTCATGCTGGTGGAGATTGCGGGCGACAAGCTGTACTTCCAGACAATTTCACGCAGCGGTGAAACTATTGATTCCGGCGAGCTGCCGCGAATTCATCCATAG
- a CDS encoding peptidyl-prolyl cis-trans isomerase produces MIRILITTLLAGTCAFAQTSIAPPAQGLSRPPLAQQPAPPLPQQSFNPDNVAPGAPVVTIQGVCPRTTASAKSGAAKSDSCQTVITKEQFNSMLSGMNLAAQISNPAAMRSFAESYAQLLALASEGEKAGAENDPRFQELMRIARVRALADTYRHSLEEKFSNPPQEEIEAYYKENISKYDSFKVERIIIPSINTNRTPAARAEYQKKFQQMANDIHERAARGEETQKLQDEVYKTLSLPSPPKTDLGMKRRGGLPAGIEKDLLALKPGEVTKLENEMSGVNIYKLRSRDTIPLEYVKAEIVRDLHQKNMEATLKAVTGNIHPEFNEQFFGPTGRTAGPILRNPPSSGAIYPQPVTPGTPAPGVPTGNPAQQPASPK; encoded by the coding sequence ATGATCCGAATTCTTATTACCACTCTTCTGGCTGGAACATGTGCGTTCGCTCAGACATCGATCGCTCCTCCGGCGCAAGGTCTTTCTCGTCCACCCCTCGCCCAGCAGCCCGCACCTCCTTTACCGCAACAGTCTTTTAATCCCGATAACGTGGCCCCGGGTGCCCCGGTCGTGACAATTCAAGGTGTTTGCCCAAGGACCACGGCTTCCGCGAAAAGTGGCGCTGCCAAATCTGATTCTTGCCAGACCGTGATCACCAAAGAGCAGTTCAACAGCATGCTCTCCGGGATGAATCTCGCGGCGCAAATCTCCAATCCAGCCGCAATGCGAAGTTTTGCGGAAAGTTATGCCCAGTTGCTGGCCCTGGCTAGTGAAGGTGAAAAGGCCGGCGCAGAAAACGATCCGCGCTTCCAGGAATTGATGAGGATAGCGCGCGTCCGGGCGTTGGCTGACACCTACCGCCATTCCCTTGAAGAAAAATTCAGCAACCCGCCGCAGGAAGAGATTGAGGCCTACTACAAGGAAAATATTTCCAAATACGATTCCTTTAAAGTTGAGCGCATCATCATTCCTTCAATCAACACCAATCGCACGCCCGCCGCGCGCGCTGAGTACCAAAAGAAATTCCAGCAAATGGCCAATGACATTCACGAGCGGGCAGCCCGGGGTGAAGAAACACAAAAGCTCCAGGATGAAGTCTATAAAACTCTCTCTCTCCCCTCTCCTCCAAAGACCGATCTTGGGATGAAGCGCAGAGGCGGCCTGCCGGCGGGGATTGAAAAGGACCTGCTCGCTTTGAAGCCGGGTGAAGTTACCAAACTTGAGAATGAAATGTCCGGAGTAAATATTTATAAGCTTCGCAGCCGCGATACCATTCCGCTTGAATATGTCAAAGCCGAAATCGTGCGCGATCTGCATCAGAAGAATATGGAAGCTACCCTAAAGGCCGTGACCGGAAACATACATCCGGAGTTCAACGAGCAGTTTTTTGGTCCTACCGGCAGAACGGCCGGCCCAATCCTGCGAAATCCACCGTCATCGGGTGCGATCTATCCCCAACCTGTCACGCCGGGAACTCCGGCGCCAGGCGTCCCAACTGGAAATCCCGCGCAACAACCTGCTTCGCCAAAATAA